In Streptomyces violaceusniger Tu 4113, one DNA window encodes the following:
- a CDS encoding ATP-binding protein yields the protein MADPMSAVTDAFTSFLFGKVETTRLPVRTSTGQAQAVYLPTAAPGLGDSGVIIGREVYSGKGYIYDPFQLYGQQLPAPHWLVLGESGNGKSALEKTYVLRQLRFRDRQVVVLDAQGEDGVGEWNLIAQELGITPIRLDPMSALDGGIRLNPLDPAITTTGQLALLRTIIEVAMGHGLDERSGFALKVAHAYVNETIVDRQPVLTDIVEQLRHPEEDSAAAMNVDRDDVRAWGLDVALVLDRLVDGDLRGMFDGPTTAGIDLDSPLIVFDLSHIDRNSIAMPILMAIVGVWLEHTWIRPDRKKRIFLVEEAWHIINSPFVAQLFQRLLKFGRRLGLSFVAVVHHLSDVVDGAAAREAAAILKMASTRTIYAQKADEARATGRVLGLPRWAVEIIPTLSPGIAVWDVNGNVQVVKHLITEAERPLVYTDRAMTEDGLTVQMAAEAEAEEQAAAAVEAETYGGPSYGSTVA from the coding sequence GTGGCCGATCCGATGAGCGCCGTCACCGATGCGTTCACCAGCTTTCTGTTCGGAAAGGTGGAGACGACGCGGCTGCCCGTGCGCACCTCCACCGGCCAGGCGCAGGCCGTCTATCTGCCCACCGCGGCCCCCGGCCTCGGCGACTCCGGCGTGATCATCGGTCGCGAGGTCTACTCCGGCAAGGGCTATATCTACGACCCCTTCCAGCTCTACGGCCAGCAGCTACCGGCCCCCCACTGGCTGGTGCTCGGCGAGTCCGGAAACGGAAAATCGGCCCTGGAGAAGACCTACGTCCTGCGCCAGCTGCGGTTCCGCGACCGCCAGGTGGTGGTGCTGGACGCCCAGGGCGAGGACGGGGTCGGCGAATGGAATCTCATCGCCCAGGAGCTGGGAATAACGCCTATCCGGCTCGACCCCATGTCGGCCCTGGACGGCGGTATCCGCCTTAACCCCCTGGACCCGGCGATCACCACGACCGGTCAGCTCGCCCTGCTCCGCACGATCATCGAGGTCGCGATGGGGCACGGGCTGGACGAGCGCTCCGGGTTCGCCCTGAAGGTCGCCCACGCCTACGTCAACGAGACCATCGTCGACCGCCAGCCGGTGCTGACCGACATCGTGGAGCAGCTGCGCCACCCCGAGGAGGATTCGGCGGCGGCGATGAACGTGGATAGAGACGACGTCCGGGCCTGGGGCCTCGATGTCGCCCTGGTGCTGGACCGGCTGGTCGACGGCGATCTGCGCGGTATGTTCGACGGCCCCACCACGGCCGGAATCGATCTGGACTCACCCCTGATCGTCTTCGACCTGTCCCATATCGATCGCAACTCGATCGCGATGCCGATCCTGATGGCCATCGTGGGCGTCTGGCTGGAGCACACCTGGATCCGTCCCGACCGTAAGAAGCGCATCTTCCTGGTCGAAGAGGCGTGGCACATCATCAACTCCCCCTTCGTCGCCCAGCTCTTCCAGCGGTTGCTGAAGTTCGGGCGACGGCTCGGCCTGTCCTTCGTCGCCGTCGTCCACCATCTCTCCGACGTGGTCGACGGCGCGGCGGCCCGGGAAGCCGCGGCCATCCTCAAGATGGCCTCCACACGGACGATCTACGCCCAGAAGGCGGACGAGGCACGGGCCACCGGCCGCGTCCTGGGCCTGCCCCGCTGGGCCGTCGAGATCATCCCGACGCTCTCCCCAGGTATCGCCGTATGGGACGTCAACGGCAACGTACAGGTCGTCAAACACCTGATCACCGAGGCCGAGCGGCCTCTGGTCTACACCGACCGGGCGATGACGGAGGACGGGCTGACCGTGCAGATGGCGGCCGAGGCAGAGGCCGAGGAGCAAGCCGCCGCGGCGGTCGAGGCGGAAACCTACGGCGGGCCGTCGTACGGATCCACGGTGGCGTGA
- a CDS encoding helix-turn-helix domain-containing protein encodes MSDLVGDARTWSPDAQEAVRLLAVSALVEGRDRVEVAALFKVSVRAVDNWWARWRAGGRDALLSRPRGRCAGEHQVLSEAEQAAVRQAVLDHTPSGLGLSGQLWTRGQIGRLIFKLYGVRFTEPGWASTSSAGG; translated from the coding sequence GTGAGTGATCTGGTGGGGGACGCGCGGACCTGGTCGCCGGACGCGCAAGAGGCCGTGCGGTTGCTGGCGGTATCCGCGCTGGTGGAGGGCCGGGACCGGGTAGAGGTTGCCGCCTTGTTCAAGGTGTCGGTCAGGGCGGTGGACAACTGGTGGGCGAGGTGGCGGGCCGGCGGACGGGACGCGCTGCTGTCGCGTCCTCGAGGCCGTTGTGCGGGTGAGCATCAGGTCCTGTCCGAGGCCGAGCAGGCCGCCGTGCGGCAGGCTGTCCTCGATCACACTCCCTCCGGCCTGGGGCTTTCCGGTCAGCTGTGGACGCGGGGCCAGATAGGCCGACTGATCTTCAAACTGTACGGGGTCCGCTTCACCGAGCCGGGGTGGGCAAGTACCTCAAGCGCTGGGGGCTGA
- a CDS encoding DUF397 domain-containing protein, translating into MTRRDWQELDWQRAAPADSEEGRAYLEVAVGPDDQILMRESNDPETVVVTTRTKWEAFIKGVKAGEFDDFADLAEADEPAGK; encoded by the coding sequence ATGACACGGCGCGACTGGCAAGAGCTCGACTGGCAGCGGGCCGCACCCGCCGACAGCGAGGAGGGCCGTGCCTACCTCGAGGTGGCCGTGGGCCCCGACGACCAGATCCTGATGCGCGAGAGCAACGACCCGGAGACCGTGGTCGTCACGACCCGGACCAAGTGGGAGGCGTTCATCAAGGGCGTCAAGGCGGGCGAGTTCGACGACTTCGCCGACCTCGCGGAGGCCGACGAGCCTGCGGGGAAGTGA
- a CDS encoding SCO6880 family protein, translating into MDAQSHPIAPRRTYLIGRPRPNAIVGKNRETGEIALIIGGAFVGMMCGLLVQVLMFRIVALVGFPTLALAAVYIPYNGRTFYRWFEINRSYKRSVRKGTTAYRSGAAEAGTRLDGREIEVGPPPGIGRINWLAAPFGPDEIAVLLHADRRTVTAAIEIEGPGVGLRDSEDQEALVDRFGTLLKHVANGDGFVTRLQILARTLPADPDAHAKDVERRGDHQTPNWLKDSYDQLQSMVSTSSEQHRAYLVACMHYTRDLAAEAQAIARATRHSGAGRRLDKDAGLAVVMARELTDICARLAEADIRVRQPLGQGRLASLVHSMYDPDHPIDHIQAMTKRNAWPAELDAMEPTYLQAKTRESSTREPWCHSTAWVKEWPMTPVGVNFLAPLLVHTPDVIRTVAVCMDLEPTEVAIERMLTEKTNDEAEASRAAKMNRTVDPRDIAAHGRLDQRGEDLASGAAGVNLVGYITVSSRSPEALARDKRTIRASAGKSYLKLEWCDREHHRAFVNTLPFATGIRR; encoded by the coding sequence ATCGACGCCCAGTCGCACCCCATCGCGCCCCGTCGTACGTATCTGATCGGGCGACCCCGCCCGAACGCGATCGTCGGCAAGAACCGCGAGACCGGCGAGATCGCACTGATCATCGGGGGAGCCTTCGTCGGAATGATGTGCGGCCTGCTGGTGCAGGTGCTGATGTTCCGCATCGTCGCGCTGGTCGGCTTCCCCACCCTCGCCCTCGCCGCCGTGTACATCCCGTACAACGGGCGGACGTTCTACCGGTGGTTCGAGATCAACCGCTCCTACAAGCGCAGCGTCCGTAAGGGCACCACCGCCTACCGCTCCGGCGCCGCGGAGGCCGGCACCCGCCTCGACGGCCGGGAGATCGAGGTCGGCCCGCCCCCCGGCATCGGCCGGATCAACTGGCTGGCGGCCCCCTTCGGCCCCGACGAGATCGCCGTGCTTCTGCACGCCGACCGCCGCACCGTCACCGCCGCCATCGAGATCGAGGGCCCCGGCGTCGGACTGCGCGACAGCGAGGACCAGGAAGCCCTCGTGGACCGGTTCGGCACCCTGCTCAAGCATGTGGCCAACGGCGACGGTTTCGTGACCCGACTGCAGATCCTGGCCCGCACCCTCCCCGCCGACCCCGACGCGCACGCCAAGGACGTCGAGCGGCGCGGCGACCACCAGACTCCCAACTGGCTCAAGGACTCCTACGACCAGCTGCAGTCCATGGTCTCCACCTCCTCCGAGCAGCACCGCGCCTATCTCGTCGCCTGCATGCACTACACCCGCGACCTCGCCGCCGAGGCCCAGGCCATCGCGCGCGCCACCCGCCACAGCGGCGCCGGCCGCCGCCTCGACAAGGACGCGGGCCTCGCCGTGGTGATGGCCCGTGAGCTCACCGACATCTGTGCCCGGCTCGCCGAGGCCGACATCCGGGTGCGGCAGCCCCTGGGGCAGGGGCGGCTGGCGTCGCTCGTCCACTCCATGTACGACCCGGACCACCCCATCGACCACATTCAGGCGATGACCAAGCGGAACGCCTGGCCCGCCGAGCTGGACGCCATGGAGCCCACCTACCTCCAGGCGAAGACGCGCGAGTCGAGCACCCGCGAGCCCTGGTGCCACTCCACGGCCTGGGTGAAGGAGTGGCCCATGACGCCGGTCGGGGTCAACTTCCTGGCCCCGCTGCTCGTCCACACCCCCGATGTCATCCGTACGGTCGCCGTCTGTATGGACCTCGAGCCCACCGAGGTCGCCATCGAGCGGATGCTCACCGAGAAGACCAACGACGAGGCCGAGGCCAGCCGCGCCGCGAAGATGAACCGCACCGTCGACCCGCGCGACATCGCCGCCCACGGCCGGCTGGACCAGCGCGGCGAGGATCTCGCCAGCGGCGCCGCGGGCGTCAACCTCGTCGGCTACATCACCGTGTCCTCCCGGTCCCCGGAGGCCCTCGCACGCGACAAGCGGACCATCCGGGCCTCGGCGGGGAAGAGCTATCTCAAGCTGGAGTGGTGCGACCGCGAGCATCACCGGGCCTTTGTGAACACGTTGCCGTTCGCGACCGGCATCCGCCGATAG
- a CDS encoding type IV secretory system conjugative DNA transfer family protein — protein MAAGQNHGGPAEHGRPPSAEGGIPDGLLIGAIGLLLGTLGLMWSATGLAGLFARGAWPDNLTFMRTPVALRHLVQEPQDLAAAWPGTPKDQLSGYGLFWGVFISELMVLIVLTIFVIGTLARYRTVRIQRRADRAAARAEAMEAKRLGLTGAGAAKDGFGTGNGTRTEPTPGTEAPPPPAPIPGNSPAAPGAASGPARPSEGSSASWRESAAPGHPVGPPVPAPTEAVPGNGLVAPVAGHPHEAEAVAAQAATGTGHQPHPQIAEQRARAQGAPTEGATTPPAQDGLYAPLGTDPVSAQPLPTPRTDPLTAAGLPDGELAQSRVLFGAQRGETAVHTVLEALGPVLVVTSDPELWSTTKDARAKLGPTHVFDPSHLLDTPARLRWNPASDCGSRDIAAARATALLAPVRPMHAMDRPMAEAAETMLRCWLHAAAVDGRPFRHVHRWAQGSSAHEPVKILRTHPKAAGGAAGELEAALTAHRERRDMAQELTARALGALSSIHIRDACNPGRADTLALESFVAEGGTLYLMGESIEDPRTHPGAMPLLTALASDVVEHGRRMAERSSSGRLDPPLTLVLDDVAAVAPLPALPDLLTQGAAQGLPTLALMRSQEQARARWPHRSLVGQ, from the coding sequence ATGGCAGCGGGACAGAACCACGGCGGGCCCGCGGAGCACGGAAGACCTCCGTCCGCGGAAGGCGGCATTCCGGATGGTCTGCTGATCGGCGCCATCGGCCTCCTGCTGGGCACGCTCGGCCTGATGTGGTCGGCGACCGGGCTGGCCGGGCTCTTCGCCCGCGGCGCCTGGCCGGACAACCTGACCTTCATGCGGACACCGGTGGCGCTGCGCCATCTGGTGCAGGAGCCCCAGGACCTCGCGGCGGCATGGCCCGGCACTCCGAAGGACCAGTTGTCGGGGTACGGGCTGTTCTGGGGCGTCTTCATCAGTGAGCTGATGGTGCTGATCGTGCTGACGATCTTCGTGATCGGCACGCTGGCCCGCTACCGGACGGTCCGCATCCAGCGCCGCGCGGACCGCGCGGCCGCCCGCGCGGAGGCGATGGAGGCGAAACGACTCGGCCTTACGGGCGCGGGCGCCGCCAAGGACGGCTTCGGAACCGGCAACGGTACGAGGACGGAGCCGACCCCAGGCACCGAGGCGCCACCCCCGCCCGCACCCATCCCTGGAAACAGCCCAGCGGCTCCAGGAGCCGCCTCCGGCCCCGCCAGACCCTCTGAGGGCTCCTCGGCCTCCTGGCGCGAGAGCGCCGCTCCAGGCCACCCCGTCGGGCCCCCCGTACCGGCCCCGACCGAGGCGGTTCCCGGCAACGGCCTCGTCGCGCCCGTCGCGGGTCACCCCCACGAGGCCGAGGCCGTCGCCGCTCAGGCGGCCACCGGGACGGGCCACCAGCCGCATCCCCAGATCGCCGAGCAGAGAGCCCGCGCGCAGGGCGCCCCCACGGAGGGCGCGACCACACCGCCCGCCCAAGACGGTCTGTACGCCCCGCTCGGCACCGACCCGGTGTCCGCCCAGCCGCTCCCCACCCCCCGCACCGACCCGCTGACGGCGGCCGGCCTTCCCGACGGCGAGTTGGCCCAGTCCCGCGTCCTCTTCGGTGCCCAGCGCGGCGAGACCGCGGTCCACACCGTCCTGGAGGCCCTCGGCCCCGTTCTGGTGGTCACCAGCGATCCCGAGCTCTGGTCCACGACCAAGGACGCCCGCGCCAAGCTCGGCCCCACCCACGTCTTCGATCCGTCCCATCTGCTCGACACCCCCGCCCGGCTGCGCTGGAACCCGGCGTCGGACTGCGGCTCCCGCGATATCGCGGCCGCCCGCGCCACCGCCCTCCTCGCCCCCGTAAGGCCCATGCACGCGATGGACCGGCCCATGGCGGAAGCCGCGGAGACGATGCTCCGCTGCTGGCTGCACGCCGCCGCGGTGGACGGCCGGCCCTTCCGCCATGTGCACCGCTGGGCGCAGGGCAGCTCGGCCCACGAGCCCGTGAAGATCCTCCGTACGCATCCCAAGGCGGCGGGCGGCGCGGCCGGCGAGCTGGAGGCCGCGCTCACCGCGCACCGTGAACGCCGCGATATGGCCCAGGAGCTGACCGCCCGTGCCCTCGGCGCGCTGTCCTCGATCCACATCCGGGACGCCTGCAATCCGGGCCGCGCCGACACGCTCGCACTGGAGTCATTCGTCGCCGAAGGGGGAACGCTGTATCTGATGGGTGAGTCCATCGAGGACCCCCGAACCCATCCGGGTGCGATGCCCCTCTTGACCGCACTCGCCTCAGACGTGGTCGAGCACGGCCGGCGCATGGCCGAACGGTCATCCTCCGGTCGGCTCGACCCACCACTGACCCTCGTCCTGGACGACGTCGCCGCCGTGGCCCCGCTCCCGGCGCTCCCCGATCTCCTCACCCAGGGCGCGGCCCAGGGCCTGCCCACACTGGCCCTGATGCGCTCCCAGGAACAAGCACGAGCCCGCTGGCCCCACCGCTCCCTGGTCGGCCAGTAG
- a CDS encoding IS630 family transposase, which yields MGKYLKRWGLTFQRPDKRAIEQDAEGVRTWQEETWPAIRARAKAERGEILFADQVGIRSDQVTGRTWGAKGQTPVVRRTGNRFSVNAMSAISTKGRMHFMVFTESFDATVMCRFLARLVGHFGRKVHLIVDRHSAHRSKAVRAWLADHEEKIELHFLPSYSPELNPDELVNADLKRSLPHSHRARNQTELASETRRFFHRRQRQPHVITGYFKAPHVRYIIDE from the coding sequence GTGGGCAAGTACCTCAAGCGCTGGGGGCTGACCTTCCAGCGACCGGACAAGCGAGCCATCGAGCAGGATGCGGAAGGGGTCCGGACCTGGCAGGAGGAGACCTGGCCGGCGATCCGGGCCCGGGCGAAGGCCGAGAGGGGCGAGATCCTGTTCGCTGACCAGGTCGGGATCCGCTCGGACCAGGTCACCGGCCGTACCTGGGGCGCCAAGGGGCAGACTCCGGTGGTCCGCCGAACCGGGAACCGGTTCTCCGTGAACGCGATGTCCGCGATCAGCACCAAGGGCCGGATGCACTTCATGGTCTTCACCGAGTCGTTCGACGCGACGGTCATGTGCCGCTTCCTCGCCAGGCTCGTCGGGCACTTCGGCCGGAAGGTCCACCTGATCGTCGACCGGCACTCGGCCCACCGTTCGAAGGCCGTCCGGGCCTGGCTCGCCGACCACGAGGAGAAGATCGAGCTGCACTTCCTGCCCTCGTACTCACCCGAGCTGAACCCGGACGAGCTGGTCAACGCCGACCTCAAGCGCAGCCTTCCCCACAGCCACCGGGCCAGGAACCAGACCGAACTCGCCAGCGAAACCCGCAGGTTCTTCCACCGCCGACAACGCCAGCCCCATGTCATCACCGGCTACTTCAAAGCCCCGCACGTCCGCTACATCATCGACGAGTGA